One genomic window of Corallococcus caeni includes the following:
- a CDS encoding lactate racemase domain-containing protein, whose translation MRPLKTLQKLYDEESQVVITEKGSPPRALFYGEGFLQEDLPVGTRVIFPRPPLEGVPNVKAAIRWAINHPEGMDPLHALLRPGMRLTCVIDDISVPLPPMVTPDVRQSILEVVLELCADSGVDDVHLVIANALHRRMTEGEMKRMVGEKIFDAYYPDRYYNHDAEDPDGMTELERTSHNEVVAVNRRVAESDLIVYVNINFVPMNGGHKSMGTGVTNYASLRHHHNPKTIRESDSYMEPKASALYTKNSRIGTVIDNTLKVFHIETTLNNRMFGAPTDFLAKKEEDYTEADRLKFQALRFTLSKLPRAAARKVLNAIPAPYDVTGVFAGATEPTHAKTLEQSWKQYVVPVEGQSDIVIFPIPFVSPYSVNSILNPLLVQVMGLGYFYNLNRGVPLVKKGGVLILLHPAYDEFDPVQHPSYIEFFHRLLPETRDSMKLEHKYEKEFAENPSYVHLYRKGNAYHGVHPFYMWYWGENGRQHVGKVIVAGAENNHVPALLGWDRTDTLSEAIEEARGFMGRSASISLLRIAPTVMVDVK comes from the coding sequence ATGCGCCCGCTCAAGACGCTCCAGAAGCTGTACGACGAGGAAAGCCAGGTGGTCATCACGGAGAAGGGCAGCCCCCCGCGGGCGCTCTTCTACGGTGAGGGCTTCCTCCAGGAAGACCTGCCCGTGGGCACCCGGGTCATCTTCCCCCGCCCCCCGCTGGAGGGCGTGCCCAACGTGAAGGCCGCCATCCGCTGGGCCATCAACCACCCGGAGGGCATGGACCCGCTGCACGCGCTGCTGCGCCCCGGCATGCGGCTGACGTGCGTCATCGACGACATCAGCGTGCCCCTGCCGCCCATGGTCACGCCGGACGTGCGCCAGTCCATCCTGGAGGTGGTGCTGGAGCTGTGCGCGGACAGCGGCGTGGATGACGTGCACCTGGTCATCGCCAACGCGCTGCACCGCCGGATGACCGAAGGCGAGATGAAGCGCATGGTGGGCGAGAAGATCTTCGACGCCTACTACCCGGACCGCTACTACAACCACGACGCGGAAGACCCGGACGGGATGACGGAGCTGGAGCGCACCAGCCACAACGAAGTGGTGGCGGTGAACCGGCGCGTCGCGGAGAGCGACCTCATCGTCTACGTGAACATCAACTTCGTGCCCATGAACGGCGGGCACAAGTCCATGGGCACGGGCGTGACGAACTACGCGTCGCTGCGCCACCACCACAACCCGAAGACCATCCGCGAGTCGGACTCCTACATGGAGCCGAAGGCGAGCGCGCTCTACACGAAGAACTCGCGCATCGGCACGGTCATCGACAACACGCTGAAGGTCTTCCACATCGAGACCACGCTGAACAACCGCATGTTCGGCGCGCCCACGGACTTCCTGGCGAAGAAGGAAGAGGACTACACGGAAGCGGACCGGCTGAAGTTCCAGGCCCTGCGCTTCACGCTGTCCAAGCTGCCCCGCGCGGCGGCGCGCAAGGTGCTCAACGCCATCCCCGCGCCCTATGACGTGACGGGCGTGTTCGCGGGGGCCACGGAGCCCACGCACGCGAAGACGCTGGAGCAGAGCTGGAAGCAGTACGTGGTGCCGGTGGAGGGGCAGAGCGACATCGTCATCTTCCCCATCCCGTTCGTCAGCCCCTACAGCGTCAACTCCATCTTGAACCCGCTGCTCGTGCAGGTGATGGGGCTGGGGTACTTCTACAACCTCAACCGGGGCGTGCCGCTGGTGAAGAAGGGGGGCGTGCTCATCCTCCTGCACCCGGCCTACGACGAGTTCGACCCCGTGCAGCACCCCAGCTACATCGAGTTCTTCCACCGGCTGCTGCCGGAGACGCGGGACTCCATGAAGCTGGAGCACAAGTACGAGAAGGAGTTCGCGGAGAACCCCAGCTACGTGCACCTGTACCGCAAGGGCAACGCCTACCACGGCGTGCACCCCTTCTACATGTGGTACTGGGGCGAGAACGGCCGCCAGCACGTGGGCAAGGTCATCGTCGCGGGCGCGGAGAACAACCACGTCCCGGCCCTGCTCGGCTGGGATCGCACCGACACCCTCTCCGAGGCGATTGAAGAGGCGCGCGGCTTCATGGGGCGCTCGGCGTCCATCAGCCTGCTGCGCATCGCGCCCACGGTGATGGTGGACGTGAAGTGA
- a CDS encoding GGDEF domain-containing protein, producing MSGDQTRVTKISSLTPGPERGTECCLVQIHGPELGKKYVLEETEFTIGRDQHNHIVVDLDNVSRRHARIWGRQGKMFVEDLQSTNGTYLNDREVLQAQPLRSGDLVKVGGSIFKFLDGDNIETQYHETIYTLTIADGLTGINNKRYFLEYLEREMGRSHRYQRTLSLMMFDIDHFKQINDVHGHLAGDHVLREMAQSIKRLVRREQCFARYGGEEFAVVMPEDGPDKARLFAEKIRKLVEDKRFVFEDKDIPVTISIGVAEVAPEMSEPAQFIKVADANLYKAKKSGRNRVVG from the coding sequence ATGTCTGGCGACCAAACGCGAGTCACCAAGATCTCCAGCCTCACCCCGGGTCCCGAGCGCGGCACCGAGTGCTGCCTCGTGCAGATCCACGGCCCTGAGCTGGGCAAGAAGTACGTGCTGGAAGAGACCGAGTTCACCATCGGCCGCGACCAGCACAACCACATCGTGGTGGACCTGGACAACGTGTCCCGCCGCCACGCTCGCATCTGGGGCCGGCAGGGGAAGATGTTCGTGGAGGACCTCCAGTCCACCAACGGCACCTACCTCAACGACCGGGAGGTGCTCCAGGCGCAGCCCCTGCGCAGCGGGGACCTGGTGAAGGTGGGCGGCTCCATCTTCAAGTTCCTCGATGGCGACAACATCGAGACCCAGTACCACGAGACCATCTACACGCTGACCATCGCGGACGGTCTCACCGGCATCAACAACAAGCGCTACTTCCTGGAGTACCTGGAGCGGGAGATGGGCCGCTCGCACCGGTACCAGCGCACGCTGTCGTTGATGATGTTCGACATCGACCACTTCAAGCAGATCAACGACGTGCACGGCCACCTGGCCGGCGACCACGTGCTGCGGGAGATGGCCCAGTCCATCAAGCGGCTGGTGCGCCGCGAGCAGTGCTTCGCGCGCTACGGCGGCGAGGAGTTCGCCGTCGTCATGCCGGAGGACGGCCCGGACAAGGCGCGCCTGTTCGCGGAGAAGATCCGCAAGCTGGTGGAGGACAAGCGCTTCGTCTTCGAGGACAAGGACATCCCCGTCACCATCTCCATCGGCGTGGCGGAGGTGGCCCCGGAGATGTCGGAGCCCGCCCAGTTCATCAAGGTGGCGGACGCGAACCTCTACAAGGCCAAGAAGTCTGGCCGTAACCGCGTGGTGGGCTGA
- the glgC gene encoding glucose-1-phosphate adenylyltransferase, which yields MSKLLAMILAGGAGTRLEPLTRERAKPAVPFGGRYRIIDFVLSNFANSGVYRMKVLTQYKSDSLNNHLSRTWRMTAFLGHYVEAVPAQMRTGVDWYKGSADAIYQNLNIITDEEPDHIFVFGADHVYRMDVRKMLDFHIERKAACTVAAIPVPIEQGREFGIIDVGPDGRMLQFLEKPKDPPPMPGNPKMCLASMGNYLFTTDTLVKEVVRDAADEKSAHDFGKSIISELYKHEPVYVYDFAQNTVAGQEDKERGYWRDVGNIDVYYQSNMDLVEVDPTFNLYNDRWPIHTQPNNYPPAKFVFADQDNRRVGKATDSLVAEGCIISGGSVHRSVLSPKVRVNSYSEVEDSILFENVTIGRRCRIKRAIIDKNVEIPPGMTIGYDAAEDKRRFHVTSGGVVVIPKGMKVT from the coding sequence ATGTCAAAGCTGCTGGCAATGATCCTGGCGGGAGGCGCGGGCACGCGCCTGGAGCCCCTGACCCGTGAGCGCGCGAAGCCCGCGGTGCCGTTCGGCGGGCGCTACCGCATCATCGACTTCGTCCTGTCCAACTTCGCCAACTCCGGCGTGTACCGGATGAAGGTGCTGACCCAGTACAAGAGCGACTCGCTCAACAACCACCTGTCACGCACGTGGCGCATGACGGCGTTCCTGGGGCACTACGTGGAGGCGGTGCCCGCGCAGATGCGCACCGGCGTGGACTGGTACAAGGGCAGCGCGGACGCCATCTACCAGAACCTCAACATCATCACGGACGAGGAGCCGGACCACATCTTCGTCTTCGGCGCGGACCACGTGTACCGGATGGACGTCCGCAAGATGCTGGACTTCCACATCGAGCGGAAGGCCGCGTGCACGGTGGCGGCCATCCCCGTCCCCATCGAGCAGGGGCGCGAGTTCGGCATCATCGACGTGGGGCCGGACGGGCGGATGCTCCAGTTCCTGGAGAAGCCCAAGGACCCGCCGCCCATGCCGGGCAACCCGAAGATGTGCCTGGCCTCCATGGGCAACTACCTCTTCACCACGGACACGCTGGTGAAGGAGGTGGTGCGCGACGCGGCGGACGAGAAGAGCGCGCACGACTTCGGCAAGTCCATCATCAGCGAGCTCTACAAGCACGAGCCCGTGTACGTGTACGACTTCGCCCAGAACACCGTGGCCGGCCAGGAGGACAAGGAGCGCGGCTACTGGCGGGACGTGGGGAACATCGACGTCTACTACCAGTCCAACATGGACCTGGTGGAGGTGGACCCGACGTTCAACCTCTACAACGACCGCTGGCCCATCCACACGCAGCCCAACAACTACCCGCCCGCGAAGTTCGTCTTCGCGGACCAGGACAACCGGCGCGTGGGCAAGGCGACGGACTCGCTGGTGGCGGAGGGCTGCATCATCTCCGGTGGCAGCGTGCACCGCTCGGTGCTGTCGCCCAAGGTGCGGGTGAACTCGTATTCGGAGGTGGAGGACTCCATCCTCTTCGAGAACGTCACCATCGGCCGGCGCTGCCGCATCAAGCGGGCCATCATCGACAAGAACGTGGAGATTCCGCCCGGGATGACCATTGGCTACGACGCGGCGGAGGACAAGCGCCGCTTCCACGTCACGTCCGGCGGCGTCGTCGTCATCCCCAAGGGGATGAAGGTCACCTGA
- a CDS encoding HAD family hydrolase: MPAKAAFFDVDGTLVRTNIVHVYAYYATNRGSLRGIAGRTLGTALGLPVFGILDAVNRKAFNEFFYRYYSGLSEDRLVTIAEDMFEDVLKPALYEQTQDLIDEARRAGCRIVLVTGALDFTMRPLARHLGCDDVIANKMQFVGGKATGKVIPPIIEGANKANAIRAYCEREGLALNQCHGYSDSASDYAMLAVVGRPTAVNPDLRLRSLARAYNWPILDLK, encoded by the coding sequence GTGCCCGCCAAAGCCGCCTTCTTCGACGTCGACGGGACGCTGGTCCGGACGAACATCGTCCACGTCTACGCCTATTACGCGACGAACCGGGGCTCGCTCCGGGGCATCGCGGGCCGCACCCTGGGGACCGCCCTGGGGCTGCCGGTGTTCGGCATCCTGGATGCCGTCAACCGCAAGGCCTTCAACGAGTTCTTCTACCGGTACTACTCGGGCCTGAGCGAGGACCGGCTGGTCACCATCGCGGAGGACATGTTCGAGGACGTCCTCAAGCCCGCGCTGTACGAGCAGACGCAGGACCTCATCGACGAGGCGCGTCGTGCCGGCTGCCGCATCGTGCTGGTGACGGGCGCGCTGGACTTCACCATGCGCCCGCTGGCCCGGCACCTGGGCTGCGACGACGTCATCGCCAACAAGATGCAGTTCGTGGGCGGCAAGGCCACCGGCAAGGTGATTCCGCCCATCATCGAAGGCGCCAACAAGGCCAACGCCATCCGCGCCTACTGCGAGCGCGAGGGCCTGGCCCTCAACCAGTGCCACGGCTACTCGGACAGCGCCTCCGACTACGCCATGCTCGCCGTGGTGGGGCGGCCCACCGCGGTGAACCCGGACCTGCGGCTGCGCTCGCTCGCGCGCGCGTACAACTGGCCCATCCTGGACCTGAAGTAA
- the add gene encoding adenosine deaminase: MPTIRDDETPNATGIPSSARRTDIIPPPTLAVTEELLHALPKTDLHCHLDGSMRLKTILELAEQQKIKLMADTEDGLAKAIHMGQVCKSLEEYLVAFDVTLSVLQTAESLYRAAYELAVDAAAENVRWLEVRYSPALHLQKGLKMTTVIDSVLEGLRAAKRETGIKCAVIVCGIRHINPQTSMRLAELSVAYKNRGVVGFDLAGAEASFPAKDHLDAFRLILKNNVNCTAHAGEAYGPESISQAIHSLGAHRIGHGTRLREDGDLLNYVNDHRIPMEVCPSSNVQTGAVSSLESHPLKFYFDYGLRVTINTDNRLITDTTVTKELWLAHRQLGLSLEDLTTIIVSGFKSAFLPFREKQDMLRQVNQEIATTLAAFEKRPVAAMRQPA, translated from the coding sequence ATGCCCACGATTCGTGACGACGAAACCCCCAACGCCACCGGCATCCCTTCATCCGCCCGGCGCACGGACATCATCCCGCCCCCCACGCTGGCGGTGACGGAGGAGCTGCTCCACGCGCTCCCCAAGACGGACCTGCACTGCCACCTGGACGGGTCCATGCGGCTCAAGACCATCCTGGAGCTGGCGGAACAGCAGAAGATCAAGCTCATGGCCGACACCGAGGACGGCCTGGCCAAGGCCATCCACATGGGCCAGGTGTGCAAGAGCCTGGAGGAGTACCTCGTCGCGTTCGACGTGACGCTCTCCGTGCTCCAGACCGCCGAGTCCCTCTACCGCGCCGCCTACGAGCTGGCCGTGGACGCCGCCGCGGAGAACGTGCGCTGGCTGGAGGTGCGCTATTCGCCCGCGCTGCACCTGCAGAAGGGCCTGAAGATGACCACGGTCATCGACTCCGTGCTGGAGGGCCTGCGCGCCGCCAAGCGTGAGACGGGCATCAAGTGCGCCGTCATCGTCTGCGGCATCCGCCACATCAACCCGCAGACGTCCATGCGGCTGGCGGAGCTGTCCGTGGCGTACAAGAACCGCGGCGTCGTCGGCTTCGACCTGGCGGGCGCGGAGGCCAGCTTCCCCGCCAAGGACCACCTGGACGCCTTCCGCCTCATCCTCAAGAACAACGTCAACTGCACCGCGCACGCGGGCGAGGCCTACGGTCCGGAGTCCATCTCCCAGGCCATCCACTCGCTGGGCGCGCACCGCATCGGCCACGGCACCCGGCTGCGCGAGGACGGGGACCTGCTCAACTACGTCAACGACCACCGCATCCCCATGGAGGTCTGCCCGTCCTCCAACGTCCAGACGGGCGCGGTGTCCTCGCTGGAGTCCCACCCGCTCAAGTTCTATTTCGACTACGGCCTGCGGGTGACCATCAACACCGACAACCGCCTCATCACCGACACCACCGTGACGAAGGAGCTGTGGCTCGCCCACCGCCAGCTGGGCCTGTCGCTGGAGGACCTCACCACCATCATCGTGTCCGGCTTCAAGAGCGCATTCCTCCCGTTCCGGGAGAAGCAGGACATGCTGCGGCAGGTGAACCAGGAGATCGCCACCACGCTCGCCGCCTTCGAGAAGCGCCCCGTCGCGGCCATGCGCCAGCCGGCCTGA
- a CDS encoding NAD-dependent epimerase/dehydratase family protein — protein sequence MKLLVTGGTGFLGTHLVPRLVEAGHEVRLIARSKPSGPAFAKTEVQQGDLKDRDAVRRALEGVDAVYHLAGLVSFQNKDARRMYELHVDCTRELLRDVREAGIQRVILGSTSGTIAVSKDDRVGTEDDDYPITTVANWPYYLSKIYEEKLALEYCRKHSVPLVVLNPSLLMGPGDDRLSSTWTVVKFLNREIPAMPGGGISFVDARDAADAFVQALTKGEVYGRHLMGVNMAMSDFFDRLQRLTGVPAPRMKLPRELNIWGGKLLEQFAKMRGTVSKLDPQEVEIGEHFFYLEPAKAERELGFKARDVHETLLDTVQYLYGKMPPGNLPGTRGRLAESREGT from the coding sequence GTGAAGCTGCTCGTCACCGGAGGCACGGGGTTCCTGGGCACGCACCTGGTGCCCAGGCTGGTGGAGGCGGGCCACGAGGTGCGCCTCATCGCGCGCTCGAAGCCGTCAGGCCCCGCGTTCGCGAAGACCGAAGTCCAGCAGGGCGACCTCAAGGACCGCGACGCCGTGCGCCGCGCGCTGGAGGGCGTGGACGCCGTCTACCACCTGGCGGGGCTCGTCTCCTTCCAGAACAAGGACGCGCGGCGGATGTACGAGCTGCACGTGGACTGCACGCGCGAGCTGCTGCGCGACGTGCGCGAAGCGGGCATCCAGCGCGTCATCCTGGGCTCCACCTCCGGCACCATCGCGGTGTCGAAGGACGACCGGGTGGGCACGGAGGACGACGACTACCCCATCACCACCGTCGCCAACTGGCCCTACTACCTGTCGAAGATCTACGAGGAGAAGCTGGCGCTGGAGTACTGCCGCAAGCACTCCGTGCCCCTCGTGGTGCTCAACCCCAGCCTGCTGATGGGCCCCGGGGATGACCGCCTGTCGTCCACCTGGACGGTGGTGAAGTTCCTCAACCGCGAGATTCCCGCCATGCCCGGCGGCGGCATCTCCTTCGTGGACGCGCGCGACGCGGCGGACGCCTTCGTGCAGGCGCTCACGAAGGGCGAGGTGTACGGCCGTCACCTGATGGGCGTGAACATGGCCATGTCGGACTTCTTCGACCGGCTCCAGCGCCTCACCGGCGTGCCCGCGCCGCGCATGAAGCTGCCGCGCGAGCTGAACATCTGGGGCGGCAAGCTGCTGGAGCAGTTCGCGAAGATGCGTGGCACCGTGTCGAAGCTCGACCCGCAGGAGGTCGAGATCGGCGAGCACTTCTTCTACCTGGAGCCCGCCAAGGCCGAGCGCGAGCTGGGCTTCAAGGCGCGCGACGTGCACGAGACGCTGCTCGACACCGTCCAGTACCTCTACGGGAAGATGCCGCCCGGGAACCTGCCCGGCACCCGCGGCCGGCTGGCCGAGTCTCGCGAAGGCACCTAA
- a CDS encoding AMP-binding protein, which translates to MATLPQLNVTEVFTGKRIVFVGTTGFVGKVTLSMLLAHYGDVLDRVYVVVRKGSAASAERRFFDKVAPSEPFQPLRDRLGDDGAMEYLKQKCTVLDGDITDPLVGLEEAQVAALTGQVHAIVNCAGLVSFNPSLEVGLNVNTHGVKNAVALALRWSVPLIHMSTAFVVGNRSGLVFEDEPVLGYFPKQGEMDGRDFSLEQELADADKIVARLREQADDKALTSLFRQKALDRLEEEGRDATDEKTLRLAVGRERKLWLSGELVRAGMERAQHWGWPNTYTYAKHLGEQVMAGTPGLRYSIVRPSIVESAAHFPFPGWNEGFTTSAPLAYAGIKGQRGIPAGDHAILDIIPVDQVAGATLGITAHAMQVEERRVYNLASGDVNPFLASRSVELVGLYRRRFYRNRETGNSLVNALRSRIEPQPVSKQEFQLLSAPMLAKGAKLLKKAMDEVRPAWGAPRVQAMMDKARVALDEVESQAGSLSGLIELFLPFLWENRYVFRCDNTRSVYERMVPADRAKIDWAPDRIDWREYFLGTHLPGLEKWVFPGLDEEREKRTAIPAHRDLLELFEATVHAYRHRVAFRMAAGEKEERFTFGEVHRYAARVGSYLMAQGIKRGDRVLLVSENRPEWAISYFGILRAGGTAVPVDPALTEAEVVNIAKRAAAKQCLVSEQAAQDFPGLFSALGEGVGVASLAEAMTGDPAFPDRIGPVRKSAAADDVASVIFTSGTTGTPKGVMLTHRNFASLVAKLAGAFDVGVGDGVLSVLPLHHTFEFSAGFLTPFMRGAEITYIDELTSDRLGDVFETGRVTAMIGVPALWQLLHRKITQEMAARPPVVEQALKALMAANGELRNRSSLNLGKLLFWPVHRKFGGRVKVLVSGGSALSEEVHQAFHELGFTMREGYGLTEAAPVLAVSEATNKRVKGTVGKALPGIEFKIQNPDNDGIGEVLAKGPNVMAGYFGDREATEAVVKDGWLHTGDLGRMDDEGRLYLMGRAKDVIVDANGKNVYPDELEELYQEHEHIKELSIVGLPEDAGGEKVACLCVPDFKDRPREEVRHELEEHFRKVSAGMPFYRRVKVLRFWDGELPRTSTRKVKRKRVVEELQRLDRVAASAGRVKEKAQAASPTGGVSDWLHPLIAEVCHRPVSDVRPDAQLIGDLGFDSLMLTEMSVALEGAGVPLPAIEDLTQVQTVEDLRKLVVASGRRPSQETRARDIKKQAERAEEAEIPVPESVSALGRQLLSFGQKVLYGGVFDVKVTGKTFIPQNRNFLVIANHASHLDAGLVRVVLGDQGERMVSLAARDYFFDTPLKRAWFENFTHLIPIDRQGSLRESLRVAGEALRQGFNVLIFPEGTRSKTGELMEFKPTLGYLSLTYGVDVLPLYIHGAYEALPKGSMFPKTKELEVHVGPALEYASLKARAQGMARSEGYRYVTHIAEEAVRALRAGKVLDLEQVGADRDFTPPARALPEGKDA; encoded by the coding sequence ATGGCCACGCTTCCCCAGCTGAACGTCACCGAGGTCTTCACCGGCAAGCGCATCGTCTTCGTCGGCACCACCGGCTTCGTGGGCAAGGTGACGCTGTCGATGCTGCTGGCCCACTACGGCGACGTGCTGGACCGGGTCTACGTCGTCGTGCGCAAGGGCAGCGCCGCGTCCGCGGAGCGCCGCTTCTTCGACAAGGTGGCGCCCAGCGAGCCCTTCCAGCCGCTGCGCGACCGCCTGGGCGACGACGGCGCCATGGAGTACCTGAAGCAGAAGTGCACCGTCCTGGACGGCGACATCACCGACCCCCTGGTGGGCCTGGAGGAGGCGCAGGTCGCGGCCCTCACCGGGCAGGTGCACGCCATCGTCAACTGCGCGGGCCTGGTGTCCTTCAACCCGTCGCTGGAGGTGGGCCTCAACGTCAACACCCACGGCGTGAAGAACGCGGTGGCGCTGGCGCTGCGCTGGAGCGTGCCGCTCATCCACATGTCCACCGCGTTCGTGGTGGGCAACCGCAGCGGGCTCGTCTTCGAGGACGAGCCGGTGCTGGGCTACTTCCCCAAGCAGGGGGAGATGGACGGGCGCGACTTCAGCCTGGAGCAGGAGCTGGCGGACGCGGACAAGATTGTCGCCCGCCTGCGCGAACAGGCGGATGACAAGGCGCTCACGTCCCTCTTCCGGCAGAAGGCGCTGGACCGCCTGGAAGAAGAAGGCCGCGACGCCACGGATGAGAAGACGCTGCGCCTGGCCGTGGGCCGCGAGCGCAAGCTGTGGCTGTCCGGCGAGCTGGTCCGCGCGGGCATGGAGCGCGCGCAGCACTGGGGCTGGCCCAACACGTACACGTACGCCAAGCACCTGGGCGAACAGGTGATGGCGGGGACGCCGGGGCTTCGCTACTCCATCGTGCGGCCCTCCATCGTGGAGAGCGCGGCGCACTTCCCGTTCCCCGGCTGGAACGAGGGCTTCACCACGTCCGCGCCGCTGGCGTACGCGGGCATCAAGGGCCAGCGCGGCATCCCCGCGGGCGACCACGCCATCCTGGACATCATCCCGGTGGACCAGGTGGCGGGCGCTACGCTGGGCATCACCGCGCACGCGATGCAGGTGGAGGAGCGCCGCGTCTACAACCTGGCGTCGGGTGACGTGAACCCGTTCCTCGCCAGCCGCTCCGTGGAGCTGGTGGGCCTGTACCGCCGCCGCTTCTACCGCAACCGCGAGACGGGCAACTCGCTGGTCAACGCGCTGCGCTCGCGCATCGAGCCGCAGCCGGTGAGCAAGCAGGAGTTCCAGCTGCTCAGCGCGCCCATGCTGGCCAAGGGCGCGAAGCTGCTCAAGAAGGCCATGGACGAGGTGCGGCCCGCGTGGGGCGCGCCGCGCGTGCAGGCCATGATGGACAAGGCCCGCGTCGCGCTGGACGAAGTGGAGTCGCAGGCGGGCAGCCTCTCCGGCCTCATCGAGCTGTTCCTCCCCTTCCTCTGGGAGAACCGCTACGTCTTCCGCTGCGACAACACGCGCTCCGTCTACGAGCGCATGGTGCCGGCGGACCGCGCGAAGATTGACTGGGCGCCGGACCGCATCGACTGGCGCGAGTACTTCCTGGGCACGCACCTGCCCGGCCTGGAGAAGTGGGTGTTCCCGGGCCTGGACGAGGAGCGCGAGAAGCGCACCGCCATCCCCGCGCACCGCGACCTCTTGGAGCTGTTCGAGGCCACCGTGCACGCGTACCGCCACCGGGTGGCGTTCCGCATGGCCGCGGGGGAGAAGGAGGAGCGCTTCACCTTCGGGGAGGTGCACCGCTACGCGGCCCGCGTGGGCAGCTACCTCATGGCCCAGGGCATCAAGCGCGGCGACCGCGTGCTGCTGGTGTCGGAGAACCGGCCGGAGTGGGCCATCAGCTACTTCGGCATCCTGCGCGCCGGTGGCACCGCCGTCCCCGTGGATCCCGCGCTCACGGAAGCCGAGGTCGTCAACATCGCGAAGCGCGCGGCCGCGAAGCAGTGCCTCGTGTCCGAGCAGGCCGCGCAGGACTTCCCCGGCCTCTTCAGCGCGCTGGGTGAGGGCGTGGGCGTGGCGAGCCTCGCGGAGGCCATGACGGGCGACCCGGCGTTCCCGGACCGCATCGGGCCCGTGCGCAAGTCCGCCGCCGCCGACGACGTGGCGAGCGTCATCTTCACCTCCGGCACCACCGGCACGCCCAAGGGCGTGATGCTCACCCACCGCAACTTCGCGTCGCTGGTGGCGAAGCTGGCGGGCGCGTTCGACGTGGGCGTGGGCGACGGCGTGCTGTCCGTGCTGCCCCTGCACCACACGTTTGAATTCTCCGCCGGCTTCCTCACGCCGTTCATGCGCGGCGCGGAGATCACGTACATCGACGAGCTCACGTCGGACCGGCTGGGCGACGTCTTCGAGACGGGCCGCGTGACGGCGATGATTGGCGTGCCCGCGCTCTGGCAGCTCCTGCACCGCAAGATCACGCAGGAGATGGCCGCGCGCCCGCCGGTGGTGGAGCAGGCGCTCAAGGCGCTGATGGCGGCCAACGGGGAGCTGCGCAACCGCAGCTCGCTCAACCTGGGCAAGCTCTTGTTCTGGCCGGTGCACCGCAAGTTCGGCGGCCGGGTGAAGGTGCTGGTGTCGGGCGGCTCCGCGCTGTCGGAAGAGGTGCACCAGGCCTTCCACGAGCTGGGCTTCACCATGCGCGAGGGCTACGGCCTCACGGAGGCCGCGCCGGTGCTGGCGGTGTCCGAGGCCACCAACAAGCGCGTGAAGGGCACGGTGGGCAAGGCGCTGCCGGGCATCGAGTTCAAGATCCAGAACCCGGACAACGACGGCATTGGCGAGGTGCTGGCCAAGGGCCCGAACGTGATGGCGGGCTACTTCGGGGACCGCGAGGCCACCGAGGCCGTGGTGAAGGACGGCTGGCTGCACACCGGCGACCTGGGCCGCATGGACGACGAGGGCCGCCTGTACCTCATGGGCCGCGCCAAGGACGTCATCGTCGACGCCAACGGCAAGAACGTCTACCCGGACGAGCTGGAGGAGCTGTACCAGGAGCACGAGCACATCAAGGAGCTGTCCATCGTCGGCCTGCCGGAGGACGCGGGCGGCGAGAAGGTGGCGTGCCTGTGCGTGCCGGACTTCAAGGACCGCCCGCGTGAGGAGGTGCGCCACGAGCTGGAGGAGCACTTCCGCAAGGTGAGCGCGGGCATGCCCTTCTACCGGCGCGTGAAGGTGCTGCGCTTCTGGGACGGTGAATTGCCGCGCACCTCCACGCGCAAGGTGAAGCGCAAGCGCGTGGTGGAGGAGCTGCAGCGGCTGGACCGCGTGGCCGCCAGCGCGGGCCGCGTGAAGGAGAAGGCGCAGGCGGCGTCGCCCACGGGCGGCGTGTCGGACTGGCTGCACCCGCTCATCGCGGAGGTGTGCCACCGCCCGGTGTCGGACGTGCGGCCGGACGCGCAGCTCATTGGCGACCTGGGCTTCGACTCGCTGATGCTCACGGAGATGTCCGTGGCGCTGGAGGGCGCGGGCGTGCCGCTGCCCGCCATCGAGGACCTGACGCAGGTGCAGACGGTGGAGGACCTGCGCAAGCTGGTGGTGGCCTCCGGACGCCGGCCCTCGCAGGAGACGCGGGCGCGCGACATCAAGAAGCAGGCCGAGCGCGCGGAGGAAGCCGAGATTCCCGTGCCGGAGTCCGTGTCCGCGCTGGGCCGGCAGCTATTGTCCTTCGGGCAGAAGGTGCTCTACGGCGGCGTCTTCGACGTGAAGGTGACGGGCAAGACGTTCATCCCGCAGAACCGCAACTTCCTCGTCATCGCCAACCACGCCAGCCACCTGGACGCGGGGCTGGTGCGCGTGGTGCTGGGTGACCAGGGTGAGCGCATGGTGTCGCTGGCCGCGCGCGACTACTTCTTCGACACGCCGCTCAAGCGCGCGTGGTTCGAGAACTTCACCCACCTCATCCCCATCGACCGGCAGGGCAGCTTGCGCGAGTCGCTGCGCGTGGCGGGCGAGGCGCTGCGGCAGGGCTTCAACGTCCTCATCTTCCCGGAGGGCACGCGCTCCAAGACGGGCGAGCTGATGGAGTTCAAGCCGACGCTGGGCTACCTGTCGCTCACCTACGGGGTGGACGTGCTGCCGCTGTACATCCACGGCGCGTACGAAGCGCTGCCCAAGGGCTCCATGTTCCCCAAGACGAAGGAGCTGGAGGTGCACGTGGGCCCGGCGCTGGAGTACGCGTCGCTGAAGGCCCGGGCGCAGGGCATGGCGCGCTCGGAGGGCTACCGCTACGTGACGCACATCGCGGAAGAAGCCGTGCGCGCGCTCAGGGCGGGCAAGGTGCTGGACCTGGAGCAGGTGGGCGCGGACCGGGACTTCACCCCGCCCGCCCGGGCCCTGCCGGAAGGGAAGGACGCGTGA